The proteins below are encoded in one region of Manis javanica isolate MJ-LG chromosome 8, MJ_LKY, whole genome shotgun sequence:
- the LOC108397765 gene encoding ribonuclease 4-like isoform X2, whose translation MAPQRPHSLLLLLLLTLLVLVLVQPCYGQDHMYQRFLRQHVDPDVSTGSDGYCNLMMQRRKMTLHQCKRFNTFIHESIWNIRSICSTANILCKNGKMNCHEGVMKVTDCKETGNSKAPNCRYRAKASTRRVVIACEGNPEVPVHFDR comes from the coding sequence ATGGCTCCACAAAGGCCCCACTCACTGCTCCTACTCTTGCTGCTGACCCTGCTGGTGCTGGTGCTGGTACAGCCCTGTTATGGCCAGGATCACATGTACCAACGGTTCCTGCGGCAACATGTGGACCCCGATGTGTCAACTGGCAGTGATGGCTACTGCAACTTGATGATGCAAAGACGGAAGATGACTTTGCACCAGTGCAAGCGCTTCAACACCTTCATCCATGAAAGTATCTGGAACATTCGTAGTATCTGCAGCACCGCCAATATCCTGTGCAAGAATGGCAAAATGAACTGCCATGAGGGTGTAATGAAGGTcacagactgcaaggagacaggAAATTCCAAGGCCCCTAATTGCAGATATCGGGCCAAGGCCAGCACTAGGCGTGTTGTCATTGCCTGTGAGGGTAACCCAGAAGTGCCTGTACATTTTGACAGGTAG
- the LOC108397765 gene encoding ribonuclease 4-like isoform X1, with the protein MACRGQCLVKTSTSTAVMAPQRPHSLLLLLLLTLLVLVLVQPCYGQDHMYQRFLRQHVDPDVSTGSDGYCNLMMQRRKMTLHQCKRFNTFIHESIWNIRSICSTANILCKNGKMNCHEGVMKVTDCKETGNSKAPNCRYRAKASTRRVVIACEGNPEVPVHFDR; encoded by the coding sequence GCACCTCCACGGCTGTGATGGCTCCACAAAGGCCCCACTCACTGCTCCTACTCTTGCTGCTGACCCTGCTGGTGCTGGTGCTGGTACAGCCCTGTTATGGCCAGGATCACATGTACCAACGGTTCCTGCGGCAACATGTGGACCCCGATGTGTCAACTGGCAGTGATGGCTACTGCAACTTGATGATGCAAAGACGGAAGATGACTTTGCACCAGTGCAAGCGCTTCAACACCTTCATCCATGAAAGTATCTGGAACATTCGTAGTATCTGCAGCACCGCCAATATCCTGTGCAAGAATGGCAAAATGAACTGCCATGAGGGTGTAATGAAGGTcacagactgcaaggagacaggAAATTCCAAGGCCCCTAATTGCAGATATCGGGCCAAGGCCAGCACTAGGCGTGTTGTCATTGCCTGTGAGGGTAACCCAGAAGTGCCTGTACATTTTGACAGGTAG